In a genomic window of Apteryx mantelli isolate bAptMan1 chromosome 2, bAptMan1.hap1, whole genome shotgun sequence:
- the GORASP1 gene encoding Golgi reassembly-stacking protein 1, with translation MGLGSSSEVPDGGAEGFHVHGVQENSPAQQGGLEPFFDFIIAIGHTRLNKENNMLKDLLKANAEKPVKLEVYNIKTMKIREVEVIPSNMWGGQGLLGASVRFCSFQGANEHVWHVLDVEPASPAALAGLQPYTDYIVGSDQILQESEDFFSLIESHEGKPLKLMVYNTEADSIREVVVTPNGAWGGEGSLGCGIGYGYLHRIPTQSIIPKKKPESKPPSPLPSEARTPVPSTNGYTETPLLAPASQSENSEIVMSLDQSTDREMSGYSPESSLSPPPPVQRVMDPGFLDMSGISFPELTDLTKVSDMSAAFNMPAADTLGSTEKLMSNSEATPYFENPTALDPEDLTMYPEGSVKQPELDQLIPSISSLPSLALPNEISSKTTLGTDPNNQETKLLLNSAESLLSTTPLKPDDEKACEQKEEAAQDQ, from the exons ATGGGGCTGGGCTCGAGCTCCGAGGTCCCCGACGGCGGCGCCGAGGGCTTCCACGTTCACGGG GTTCAAGAAAACTCTCCAGCTCAACAAGGAGGATTGGAACCTTTCTTTGATTTCATTATTGCAATAGGACACACTAGGCTT aataaagaaaacaatatGCTGAAAGATCTGCTGAAGGCAAATGCTGAAAAACCAGTGAAGCTGGAGGTGTATAATatcaaaacaatgaaaataaGAGAGGTGGAGGTGATCCCCAGTAACATGTGGGGAGGGCAAGGTCTTCTTGGTGCCAGCGTGAGGTTCTGCAGTTTCCAGGGAGCCAATGAACATGTGTGGCATGTTTTG GATGTTGAACCTGCGTCTCCTGCAGCTCTAGCTGGTCTGCAGCCATACACTGACTACATTGTTGGATCTGATCAGATTCTTCAGGAG tcaGAGGATTTCTTTTCACTGATTGAATCCCATGAGGGGAAGCCGCTGAAGTTGATGGTTTATAACACTGAAGCAGACTCCATTCGAGAGGTAGTTGTGACTCCCAATGGAGCTTGGGGTGGAGAAGGAAG TTTAGGATGTGGTATTGGATATGGCTATTTGCACAGAATTCCAACACAGTCTATAATACCAAAGAAAAAGCCAGAAAGCAAACCACCTTCACCCTTACCATCAGAAGCCAGAACTCCTGTACCATCTACTAATGGTTACACAGAG ACTCCATTATTGGCACCTGCTTCTCAGAGTGAAAACTCTGAAATAGTTATGAGCTTGGATCAGTCCACAGATCGAGAAATGAGCGGCTATTCACCAGAAAGCtcactttctcctcctccccctgtcCAGAGAGTTATGGATCCAG GATTTCTAGACATGTCTGGCATTTCATTTCCTGAACTCACTGACTTAACAAAAGTGTCTGACATGTCTGCCGCCTTCaacatgccagcagcagacactttaggaagcactgaaaagTTAATGTCTAACAGCGAAGCTACTCCTTATTTTG AGAATCCCACAGCCTTGGACCCTGAAGACTTAACCATGTATCCTGAAGGTTCAGTTAAGCAGCCTGAGTTGGACCAGCTAATACCTTCAATTTCATCTTTACCTTCTCTTGCTCTTCCTAATGAAATTTCTTCAAAAACAACACTAGGAACTGATCCGAACAACCAAGAAACAAAACTGCTCCTGAACAGTGCTGAGAGCTTGTTATCCACTACTCCATTAAAACCTGATGATGAAAAAGCATGTGAACAGAAAGAGGAAGCTGCACAAGATCAGTGA